The genomic interval CTTGAATGGGGTCCTTCAACTAATTAAACTTGTCAGTAGAACTGCCTGATTTCAAATCAGGATATGGTGTCACACCAGAGGACATGGTTTTCAGTGACAAAATGTACCAAGTTTCTatgtttttagaaatatatgaatgaaaaaaatagtCATTTACTACAACATACACTTGTAAAATGATGCCTTaggtttattatatattaacatttgcatgcttttctttttaatttataaaagttgTAATTTATTGAATCATGCTTGAGACAGTCACACCACAggacaattttgagatttggctcaaaaaataacaaaaaattctgtcatattcATTTTTGAATATGATAccgatcatttgaatatgatACCGATCATATTCATTTTTGATcttgtgtgtgagtgaaaatGCCATGTCACTTCAACAACCCACCTGTAGGTAGTATATGAAGGCAAGTCGTTGAGGGTAGGCCTCAGTTTGTGGTTGGAGACTACAGGCGTGTTTGTAATCTAGTGCTGCAGACTGGAAGTCACACAGCTGAAGATATGCTTCTGCTCGCTGGACATAAAACCGAGTCTGCAGTTAGGAAGAatataaaatgtgattaatgTTCAGGGCCAAAGTTATGACGTACTGTATACAAGCCATAATACCGTCTGCCTAGCCTCTACCTGCTGTGGCTGGAGCAACATGGCCTTTGAGAAACAGGACACAGCCTTGTCGAACTGAGACTGTGACATGGCGCCAACACCTGCTTCATAACTACACATGTAGACTACACATGTAAGTATTCTTCACAGTAAGACTATTGTTCATAAACATTACTTCACTTACTGTTTATCAACCCTTTCTTGTATGATGAGCTCCCCGTACATATCTGGTTTCTTTTTCATTTCTGGGGGCTGAAAAATATAGATTTCAtgtttttcatcaaataaattcatccttggtgagcataagtgACTTCTTTCAAATCATGAACAAATCTGAATTATTCCTAACTTTTGACCCCCAGTGTTGTGGGCTGTGTGCATGTGTTTCAGATATACcctatgttatgttatatgaaGACAATATTTCgcaaacaaagatgaaatatctAAAATAATTGCCCTTGTTGTTTTTTGGTGCCCGTGAGCAAAACAAGGAAAACACACTTAGTGTGATGtgttttgaaaatataaaaatgcacagttatgtgatgggtaggtttagtgtatagaatgtacattttgtacagtataaaatcattatgtctgtagaaagtccccataaaacatgatcAGCAGCGTATGTCTATGTTAATTTGCATACTGAAGATTCCCTGGAGTTCTGCTTGCTTGAATCAGACATGATCAGGAATGAATCTTCCTTctgaaacataaaaatgttcatCTCATGCAGCATGAGTACACGATACAATCTCTCTGTCTGACCCTCACACAGCAAAACAATATTgcacaacacatttaaaaatacaatacaaaccTCAGCACAGTCTGCAGGTGGGTTCATACTGACAACACGTGAAGGTTTCAGTTTATAAAAATCCTCCAGAGGCCTTACGTTTGTTTCCCACAACCAAAGCAAATCGAAAAACAGTGCTGTCTCTCACACGGAAAGCACTTCTTAAAACATTTAGTAACTATGGGAACAGTTGACTAGCAAAAGAAGAGAAACGGCCGCATAAATGTTTCCCCCCAAacgatttatttaaaaatgctaTTTCGTCCAAAGATAAAATGTATAGAAAAACAAATTATGACAGTTACTTTGTGTGAAAATACCTTTTAACAGTGAATGGAAAGGAAAAGGCAAGGCAAAAGAAACGTtcggactcttattttgaaatcaATGGACGTGTTTATTATTGTCACATGCATCAGCTGACAACAATGATGGTTTACTGGTTTACTGAATATAGCGCGAAGGCTTTAATACATCACCTGCTAAACTTGTTCATGTTTTGTCAGTTGTAATGTATGacatacaaatacaatttgTCATTGGCGATCTTGAGTATCATTTGTAAGAGGAAAGACGATGGATCATTATGAGGAGACCAGACCACTGCTGGTCAATGATGAGCAAACAGAAGAAGACAGATCCGAGCAGGACTCCTACCTGGAGTAAGTGTCACTTTATTGTCTTTTGGGGTTTTCCTCTTGCAGGAAAAAAGTTTTGTGAAGATTTCATGTTAGCGTACAACAATGGTCATCATCAAGGAGTTACAAAGAACACTGGTTTATATCCTAACATAACTTGCTAGCCTACTAGTGTTTTTAGTGACTTGAGTTTAATTAAAAGTGTCATAGTCAGTAATCTGTTCAAAAGGAGTGaggaaatattaaaatattgtcatacCAGAAAGTGTTCCCACCACAGGGTTCCCACACTGTTCAACAAGAATATGAAATTTACAATGCTTGTAATGTACAAACAttgtaatgttgttgttttgttttgaactaatttgaatgttttatgTCTCAACAGTAAAGTTAAGAATGGGAAGTTGTACATGGCCACATTCGCAGCAGTTCTGGGACCCCTGAGTTTTGGGTTTGTGTTGGGCTACAGCTCTCCTGCCATACCTGAACTCCGCAGAATTCAAGACCCGAGACTGCAGCTAAGCACAGAGGAGGCTTCCTGGTTTGGGGTATGTGAATGCTTTCGGTCTGGTTTTTCTTCTAAATGTGCGTTGTTGATTTTATCGACTACAATTTGGCAGTACAATAAAGGAAACGCATATCATTTTCACTTCCCAGAACTTGCATTATCATTGTAGTGTCGGAGCTGGAGGATGTTTAAAGGAGAACCAAAATCCAAGTTTAGGTATCAgtgtaacgttagcctacattagcctttaatgtaggctaatgtagcctacattattaaataattaataattaattttcaaCATAAGCCTATATTTCTCTGTCTTATAGTCTGTGGTGACCATTGGTGCGGCTCTTGGGGGTCTTCTGGGAGGATGGATTGTGGAGAAGATTGGACGGAAGTTGAGCCTGATGTTCTGTTCAATACCATTCATATTTGGGTTTACCATCATTATTGCTGCTCAGAACCACTGGATGTTATATTTGGGCAGAGTTCTCACTGGTCTGGCCAGTGGAGTGACTTCTCTTGTTGTACCTGTAAGAATGACCTGTTTATTCTCATATGCagagtataataataatactaaagctttgattaaataatttttattctaaaacattattattattattattattattattattattattattattattattattggtttgtttgtttcttgaCTTATTGcacttcacccaaaaaaaaattattaaatccctacattgtcaaaaaaaaaaaaaaaagactacaaaatagtaccttttaaggtacaagtggccgtcactggggtggtacccttaagggtacatttttgtacctctaaATCAGGAGTAGGCAAGTTCGATCCTATTTGATGTcctccagagtttagctccTACCCTTCTAAGCCACAATAGTATAAAACACAtgactcccagcatgcattgcagcattaagtatgtcaccattgttgagatttatATGCTGATTCtggatgttttttaaaaatcaaaatttaGAACATCTGATCTGTGGCAAGAAAGTATTGTTGGTAaatattctttattattatttttattcagagatattattttattattttattcattattattctttattattatttttattcagagatattattttattattttattcattattattttattattattttattcagagatattattttattattttattcattattattttattattattttattactttattattgttttattcagTGATAAGTTTAGTCAAACAGTATTCTTCATGATACAGTTTGTTTATGGCTTCTTTTGTTTTGCacaattatgtgttttgtttacACTGTAACAACCACAAACTTACTTATAAAtccaagtcaaactgcccaactaaaggaaacgctgatctccataatggtgaccaaactttttcaataaaacatcaaaatctaAACCGGTTAATTCTTAATAAGAGCTTCTATAGATGTCTTTCAGGTTGGAACCAAACTCTGAAGGACAGCGACTCACTAGGACCGAACTAAGGAAAACAATGGTATAATTGTTCCTTaaggaccaattgtgtacctttaaagcTACAGTTATATGTTTTGTTCCCCAAGGAGCAAAATAGTAcctccactgtacctttttttctgagagtgtatgggAAAAGCAAATGGGAAAAATACTTCTGGAACCAAAGCCACTAAAAAAGTTAGCTGGCACTGTTGCACTCTATATTAAAACTATTAATTATCCATATTACAACAATGGTTATCAAGGTGCTTCAAAGAGCACTATGTATATCCTCAAATAATAACTATAGTACTACTACTTTTTATCTATGaactaattacatttttgttcCCTATTTCTGCAGCTTTACATCTCGGAAATGGCTCATGAGCGTGTTAGGGGGACTCTAGGATCCTGTGTGCAACTTATGGTTGTGATAGGCATAATGGGAGCCTATATAACAGGTATTGCCTCTCATTTAATCTTGTGACTGAATTATGACACTTAAGTGCCTTTGAGAGTAATAGGGCTGTTCTGCTCCAGTTAGCTGTATGGTATGATTGTTAATGTTTAATCAGAAGACACATTTGAACCTTTTTCAATGACGTCAGCGAGATTTTGCATATATGTCTCTTTTCCAATGTAGCCCTTCACTCCAATACTTAATTTGTTCTTTGAAATCAGCTCATATGTGTGTGAATGCCATCTTAATTTTTGCTGGTGAGAATCCTTGTGGAAAGACTCTAATGCCTTTCAGTATTGCATTAATGGGATAGGTCAGGAGTTAGCACAGGAATGTCCCTCTTTAACACACACAGAGCCTACATTGTACACTGCTCTATCTGAACTGCATTTAcatgaaaagaagaaaaacgtGACCCATGCTGTGTGTTTAACTTAAAACGTATCTCCAGTAATTCAAAGTGGGATTTTATgacgtgagggtgagtaaatgagaaTAGAATTGTAGTTTTGGGGTGAAGTAATCCAAAAGTAATCCACTTAAAGTAATCCAAAATCAATTTTATCAGGTTTGTTCTTGGACTGGCGATGGTTAGCAATCACATGCTCTATCCCTCCCACACTAATGCTGGTGTGTATGTGCTTCATGCCTGAGACGCCACGGTTCCTGCTCTCCCAAGGGAAAAGAAGAGAGGCAGAGGAGGCCCTGCGCTTCCTCAGGGGTCCTGATGCCCCTGCAGAGTGGGAGTGTGCTAGAATAGAAGAGGCCTACAAAAATGAAGTTAGAGAGCACACATTTCTCATTTCacatctttttttaattaaaatcagcactattgccattttacttttataatgtgCCTTCTTTTTCTGTAAACTGGAAATGCAATGACAAAATGTTGGGCATGTTTATACCTGGTCACTTCATGCATTGTAACTGATCGGATATCAACAGTTGTAAGAAAAAGTATGTAAAccacttaaattaaatatgtgacatatatattttatatttagtgctgtcctgaattagatattttacagatttattttttacatatagtccaaaaaagacaaaaaaaaaatgctgattaCCCTGTCAATACTTTGCTTTTAATTCCCTGGGTGATCCATGGCTGTTTGGTTTTTTTGATGGTTGTTCATGAGTCCCTTGTTTGGCCTGGGGCCTGTTCTTCATACGTggctaactcagttagctggatttgattgttgacgatttggcttgatctcggattgtttggttcttcgaagctcatcctggacttgctgtcatagcaaaattaaatattctaattaaacaggattagattgcatcttgaggtgatacttaaaatctgtcccaaCCACTGCTACCTTATTACAAgagttcattactgaaccaggggcaataataatttaaaataataataaatataaaattttatttgaaaataatagtttaatgttgtgtaaaatgtgtgtataatactatagacacagtcacttgattgagagatttatttgtgaattgtgatggaataattactttatagatgtattggaggtttacagatattttaatccaatccacAAATacgtttgaagaaccaaattagccagagatcagttatcaggattaaagatctgggatctgtcaaatcatcttggatgtattaaagctacactgtgtaacttttttagtttattcttagctaaaagcacttagttctttcaaaaatatatgtgctccttggtgtatatttacttctttcaagtaataaagtattctcgtaagtttataatatgccattgaaaatacatcgggtgaggggtttgaatgctggtcgccatgttgcccctccatcttgaaagtacattagccaaagagggacatacccataaattcaatcttcgcctttcgcgttttaacactcgatggcaccgtgtcgaatgtgaagagggggttgccatgttaatcttggactaaattattggttaaaacaaaatcagaattgagaggaacagaaactattattcactggatggtcatataccttttcaccgctagctGGGAGAAAATATCAGTGTAGTTttaagcgaggtacgaagaacggGCCCCTGGCATATAAACTGCCCGaaattcttcagaaaaatccacCAGCTCCTgccttttactgtctatgggtcctgcaaattcttcagttttccagcatcttttgcatattttaatTTGCATATATATCCAGCAGTGactatgattttgagatccatcttttcacactgaggacaattgagggactcaaacacaggTATAAAAAAAGGTTCAAGCATGATGCTTCAGAAGGAAACACAAAGCATTAAGAGCCAGAGGTGAAAACATTTCAACAGGAtgatgtaacttttttttttcttcttcttctttttttttaaatatatattttttcatttattactGCCCATTGGATAGAGAAGATACACGCACCTTTCCTGGAAGACAAATTAAGTAGTTAACCATGATCTTCAAGGCTCTTAATGAGTCTTGAACCAAAtgaatgtttgaaccttttataatagttgtgtttgagtccctcaattgtcctcactgcgaaaagatggatctcaaaatcatacaatCACTGCTGGAGAAGGTTCAAATATggaaaagatgctggaaaactgaagaatttGCAGGACCTGGGCATTTTatctgctcaggacaaacaaggtaCTCGCCaaccatcacaaaaaaaaaaacagccgtGGGTCTTCTAGGTAATGACACACGTATTGAGAATCAATGATTCATACACTTTTTAATGGGGTAATGTCTTGTGGtctatatgtaaaaaaaaaaaaatatatgtaaaatatcttattcaggtcGGTCGtactatattaaaaaaaaaaaaacattttgtatgatctctttttttgttaaaatgattcacattttcacagattctgcaagtgGTTCACATACTTCTTGCAACTGTATCTGATTTGTTAAAATGGATCTATTTACACAATGCCAAACGTGTCTCCGGAAAACAAATTTAAATACGATCTTCAATTCTCGCACTATTTGCAAATTGAAGGGAGTAAACGTCAACGAAAGCAACAGATCATTGATGTCAATCTTACTGGTTCTTGTCAATGATTATTTGTGGAGGAAAAGCCTCATGAAAATCTCTTCAGGAGACTTTGATTAAACTGCTCAATGAACATGGATTTCTTTTACAATGtcttttgttgcaaaaaaaaaaaatcagcataaaaaaatactgtttccTTGCACTTTCAGTAAAGGACTGAAATCTCTatgatttcataaaaaatattttcatgtttgttTCGAAGAGGAGTGAAAGCATTATGGGTTTAGAACTACATGATGTCATATTATATAGAGATACTGATGAAGAATTTCTTACCTTTAATTTTAAAgggaactatacctttaatttTATCAAACAGGAACTCattgaataattaaatatgGGTGTTACCTACCAGAATTGGGctttaattttgttttgatGACTTTCAAAAGAGTTTGTCTCACTTTAACATAGATCTCACATGTAAGTCACTAATATTGACATTTAATTGATTACAGGAGCAAAGCTTCAGTCTGGCGGATCTGAAGGACCCTGGGGTCTATAAGCCTTTAGGTGTAGGCATTATGATGATGCTCCTCCAGCAATTTACTGGCATTAATGCCATCATGTTTTACGCAGAGACGATCTTCGAGCAGGCCCATTTTAAAGTGAGTGTTTTTGATGAAACTCATTTATGAAGACTCTTCATGCTACTGTAAATGCACACTGTAATGTTCTGCATTGCCTGCCACAGAGCAGCGACGTGGCCACTGTTATTGTTGCAGCCACCCAGGTGTTCTTCACTGCAGTTGCTGCTATCATCATGGACAAGGCTGGACGGAAAGTTCTTCTCATCTTGTCTGGTAGATGCATGTTTTGTGGAACAGCATATTTGCACTGtttttgaaaagaaagaaaatggatTATCTTCTATTTTTGGTCCCCCACAAGGTGTCACCATGTGTGTTAGTGAAGCAGTGTTTGGAGTGTATTTCAAGTTGACTGTGATGAAGCACGATAACTCCTCACTGACGAGTTTACTAACAGACGCCCAGGGTTCTCTGGCGGAGCAGCCTCCGACAGACCTGGCCTGGCTGGCGGTGGGAAGCATGGGCCTTTTCATTACAGGTTAGAAGACATGTATTACACTGAAACGTATCATAGTATATCGATTATTCAGCAGCTGATTTATTAAAACACTGCAAGTAAATAATATTCAGATTATTCCAGCCtaaaactagcctgacaagccagacccacatcaagatgtttggtctggactgGAAACTCAcaattgacagggctcaatctgaggggaggtataaacggttgtctttaactccgaacacatcttccctttttaagaatgacttcagtgccattctttgttcttttctcagagaaaagcttaactccaagtcttccagagtcgcggtcaaagctgattcgaaagaccgccgccgttcgccagtttctgtgtttactagacaacagaagcacgcaaacgcaactcggccgtcgtcattatagccccgcccgccgactctatacacgatgtgattggcccgacaagagttagGTGATTACAGCttagaagggtattgagagttgctagacgacactcacgacATTTGCTGCCTGGGTGCGTctggatttctaggctagcctaAAACTACATGCATAGAGAAATCAACCGCAATTTGCATTTGCAGTAGGGGTGTAAATGATTCACTTGTTTTCTCAATGCGTTGATTACAATTCCTGCCAATGCAGAAATCAGGGACTTTTGAATCATGAATAATTTGTTTCTGTCGAGAATTGAATTCAAATGTAAACTTATAGACACCAGAAAAAGGTGCACTTCAAATACTCTGACAATGCACTTACTTAACCTAAAAATTAAGTGTTGGACATTTCATAGACCCAACTGTTGCAGCCTTTCTTACATAACCAATGGGGAGGGACTATAAGACTCAGTTGCtgaataacaaaataaataacctaatataataaatacatcAACTCTGGCCCTTGCGGCCCACTTTCCTGGAGAGTATAGCTCAAACTTTGATTAAACTCCCCTGCCTATCTGTGTGctaattcgcctacttatactacgtcctaaaagtatgtactctttttgtaagaaaagtacttacttttgagtgtgtagcagaagagtatgcaagctttgggacatactacttgtcatgtttaacggactctgtcgcttagttacgtgtatcccgtcaccgtttaactgccctgtcaatcatcacagttcaaatcctccacattcagattaatttCCTAGCGTATCAGAGAGAAATGTAGTAGAACTAGAAGTAGAAGTTGTAGAAGTTGATCTgtcatgtgtgtgtctttaaatgcagagactctcctcatgtgtttgcagtttaaatataatgatgcatttaaaagttcaTGGCCAAacgtatcattacaaaagttctcaatgcttctgcagatgaaataaaatgtggacaacactgaataaatataattttgtcaggttattattatattggataattgatcactcaaacccctttatctaaacctctctacttaaccgtcggactcgcacGGAAGCCGCACTTCGGATTCTGACCGTAAATAGTAGACcgtccgggtatctttggaaaactcttcaaatactatttagtatgcaTTGtgtgcgaattgggacgcaggatATGTCTTACTCATGCACTCCTCTGAGGTcttgtgctgcgttccagttggtttttatcatgcccttcactcgcaaacttcccaccatctcgttcactcggatgtgcgtcattgcttacgttgcatgagtgcccactactggcggaaactgcaatggactgaactggaacgccctaagcccttgatcacttggaatccactttggagttgatttattatttatttttttcctttacgaaatagtttaatgcagcatcctaaatgtatatggatgtgtttaggttgttttaaatgtttttaaaaatatcataaagtTGTTTGttgtggggtaaattaaacgcgttatgtggtgacgtcacaatcgcattgcattgtggtatatgaagctgcctgaagtatacatatgaagtagactcgctccctctgtcagaatcgagggagcaagggtctgtccatataaacttcccttgtccacttcacgaagtggaacgcacttcaaaatggtggcGGGGATTCCCCCTGCTGTACAAAACAACTTTTATTAGATCATGCTCATTTTCCATTCTGTCCATAGCATTGATTGAgcatgtttacatttacatcaTCTTATGAATACACTTAAAAAACAAAGAATCAAATCATTAATCAAATCTAATAAAAGCCAAACTCATGAATGTTCCTGAATCTAATCCAAAACCTAAGAATCATGAATCATATCGATTCACTG from Pseudorasbora parva isolate DD20220531a chromosome 3, ASM2467924v1, whole genome shotgun sequence carries:
- the slc2a8 gene encoding solute carrier family 2, facilitated glucose transporter member 8: MDHYEETRPLLVNDEQTEEDRSEQDSYLDKVKNGKLYMATFAAVLGPLSFGFVLGYSSPAIPELRRIQDPRLQLSTEEASWFGSVVTIGAALGGLLGGWIVEKIGRKLSLMFCSIPFIFGFTIIIAAQNHWMLYLGRVLTGLASGVTSLVVPLYISEMAHERVRGTLGSCVQLMVVIGIMGAYITGLFLDWRWLAITCSIPPTLMLVCMCFMPETPRFLLSQGKRREAEEALRFLRGPDAPAEWECARIEEAYKNEEQSFSLADLKDPGVYKPLGVGIMMMLLQQFTGINAIMFYAETIFEQAHFKSSDVATVIVAATQVFFTAVAAIIMDKAGRKVLLILSGVTMCVSEAVFGVYFKLTVMKHDNSSLTSLLTDAQGSLAEQPPTDLAWLAVGSMGLFITGFALGWGPTPWLVMSEIFPTRVRGLGSALCVLTNWTCAFIVTKTFQNLMDAITSAGTFWMFSGLCALNVIFTVLFVPETKGKTLEEIQARFKGTHRR